Below is a window of Thermodesulfobacteriota bacterium DNA.
TTGCGAGATATAAGTGGATGAAGGGATATAATGTCCTCCATCCGATGGGATGGGACGCTTTTGGAATGCCTGCGGAAAACGCAGCGATGGAACACGGTATACATCCCGCGGAGTGGACTTATCAGAATATCGAGTACATGAAAAGTCAGTTAAAAAGGCTCGGTTTTAGTTACGACTGGGATAGGGAGATAACCACATGCGATGTGGAATATTACAAATGGGAACAGTGGATGTTTCTCAAGATGTATGAGAAGGGGCTCGCCTATCGGAAAAAGGCACCCGTTAACTACTGCGAAAAATGCACAACGGTGCTAGCGAACGAGCAAGTAATCGACGGAAGGTGCTGGAGGTGTGGAGAGCAGGTTATTCAGAGAGAACTCACCCAATGGTTCTTTGCAATAACAAAATACGCCGATGAACTATACGAATTCTGTGACAAACTCAAAGGCTGGCCTGAAAAGGTAAGACAGATGCAGAAAAACTGGATAGGCAAAAGTGACGGAGCCGAGGTCGATTTCATATTGGAAGATGGCAGACCTTTAAAAATATTTACCACAAGACCTGACACCCTTTTCGGAGTTACATTTATGGTACTAGCTCCGGAACATCCGCTTTCCGAAGAGCTCCCTAAGGGGACGCCGTACGAAAAAGAGGTAAAAGCATTTATAGAAAGAACGAAAATTCAAAGCAGGTCCCAAAGGCTGGAAGGGCTTACGGAGAAGGAAGGAGTCTTTACCGGAAGGTATGCAATAAATCCTTTAAATAATGCGAGGGTTCCTATATTTGTTGGGAATTTTGTACTTATGGAGTACGGGACCGGTGCAATAATGTCTGTTCCGGCCCACGATCAGAGGGATTTCGAGTTTGCCAAAAAGTATGGACTTCCCATAGTCATTACTATTATGCCCTACGACAGGACTCTTGACCCAGCTACAATGGAAGCCGCCTACGAGGGCGAAGGGTACCTTGTAAACTCTATGGATTTTAATGGAATGGACAACAAAGAGGCAATTCCGAAGATAGTCGATTTTCTTGAAAAAAAAGGGATTGGAAAAAGAGCAACGTACTATCGACTTAGGGATTGGGGCATTTCGCGGCAGAGGTACTGGGGGGCACCCATACCGATAATATACTGTGATGAGTGTGGAATAGTTCCGGTACCCTATGAGGATCTTCCAGTTATCCTACCACTCGATCTTGAAGTGAAAGTGGTTGGAAAATCTCCGCTTGCTGAAAGTCAGAGCTTTTACGAGACCGAGTGTCCTAGATGTAAAAGATCTGCCAAGAGGGAAACCGATACGATGGATACCTTCGTTGAGTCTTCTTGGTACTTTTTGAAGTTCACGTGTCCA
It encodes the following:
- the leuS gene encoding leucine--tRNA ligase gives rise to the protein MKNYDHEEIEKKWQRIWEEKKLFKATETGEKPKYYLLEMFPYPSGRIHMGHVRNYSIGDVLARYKWMKGYNVLHPMGWDAFGMPAENAAMEHGIHPAEWTYQNIEYMKSQLKRLGFSYDWDREITTCDVEYYKWEQWMFLKMYEKGLAYRKKAPVNYCEKCTTVLANEQVIDGRCWRCGEQVIQRELTQWFFAITKYADELYEFCDKLKGWPEKVRQMQKNWIGKSDGAEVDFILEDGRPLKIFTTRPDTLFGVTFMVLAPEHPLSEELPKGTPYEKEVKAFIERTKIQSRSQRLEGLTEKEGVFTGRYAINPLNNARVPIFVGNFVLMEYGTGAIMSVPAHDQRDFEFAKKYGLPIVITIMPYDRTLDPATMEAAYEGEGYLVNSMDFNGMDNKEAIPKIVDFLEKKGIGKRATYYRLRDWGISRQRYWGAPIPIIYCDECGIVPVPYEDLPVILPLDLEVKVVGKSPLAESQSFYETECPRCKRSAKRETDTMDTFVESSWYFLKFTCPHYKEGPLDKKLVDYWMPVDQYIGGIEHAILHLLYSRFFNRVLNELGFVKVREPFENLLTQGMVIKDGAKMSKSKGNVVDPDYLIERYGADTTRLYCLFAAPPEKDLDWSDRGVEGCYRFLQRLWRFVSEREESLKKVETILTVSEKSSKDRELTFRIHKTVKKVTEDIERFHLNTAIASIMEFLNFLYKLQEEKGTDEISPELLKGAVWTILKLLYPFTPHITCELWEMTGGRLEELIDGWPAYEEKYTTEETVTIPIQINGKLRDTLIAKRGLSEEELKSMVFSLEKVRKYTEGKEIKKVIILPDKLVNIVCQ